A stretch of DNA from bacterium:
CCTCGAAACATGGCTATGACCATCGCGAATCCCATAAGAAGCGGCATCATCAGCGCACTCGCAACACCCGCTGTGTCATGCCTCAGCACCTCAACCACTGGGAAAAGCGCAAATGCGAAGAGACTGGCCCACAAAATACAGGAAGCGACTGGTATTTTCTTCAATCCGCATTCTCCTTGTGAAGTCTTTTTAGAACATCCACTGTTTTATCCTCTTGGAAGCGTATTAAGGAGTTTAGCATCCCTTTCTATTTGCAGGGCTACCAAATCATCAAAAGGCTTCCCACTCTCAAAAATCACCTCGGCTCCTGATTGCTCGATAAAATTCCGCCATACGACAGACTCTGTTGATTTCTTAATGAGACCTAATATCTGCTCACGGATACTATTGGGGGTATCATGATGAATGGCTAAGCCTCTCCATAAACTTGAACCCGTTAGCTCTCCTACTCCGCTTTCCTCAAACGTTACTGCCGCTGGAAATTGTGGAAGACGCTTTGGGGAAGCGACCGCTAAAATCTGAAGATCATTCCTTCCCATAACATCTTGAGGATTGCCGACATAAACATCTGCATGTCCTCCGAGAAGAGCCCCAATTGCCTCCCCACCACTCTTGTATGGAATCCATGTGCCACGTGAACCGATAGCATTCCAAAATCGTACCGCAAATAAATGGTCAGTTCCGCCAATAGCTGGCCCTACCCACAAGACTCGTGATTCAGGCTCTCTCATCACATTTTTCAGATCGTCTAGCTTCAGGTACCTTCCCTGACGCTTCACAATCAAACACTCGTAGTCATCAACGAGCCTGACGAGCATGGCGAGCTTATGTAACTGTTGCGTCCTCTTACTCTGGACAGCCTTAGAGATCACAGAGCTGGTAAGAGCAAAGATCGTATGGCCATCGGCTGGCTGACGGAGCACATACTGAATCGCAACCAATCCCCCCGCTCCGCTTTTATTCTCCACAATAACTGGAGTGCTGATTCCTTCACTTTCTAAACTCTCTTCTATAATTTGGGCTAGTTTTCGAATTGTTACATCAATCAATCCTCCTGGGTTCGTATAAACGACGAAACGTATTGGTTTCGTCGGATATTGTTCCGCTTGCCCAAGATGAGGAAGTACAAAAAAGAGCATCGCCACAAAAATGAACGTCGACGCCTTTCGATGCGTTTTGAAATAATGGGATTTGCGCTCGGTATTCTCTCGCATGAAATCAAAATCTAGCGTTATCAATTGGAGTAGAATCTCGACACAGATCCTTCGTAATATTCTTTTGATGCGCCTCCAGTGTGCCTCCGCCAATCTCTAGCAACTTCGCATCTCTCCATAACCTCTCAACGACATACTCTCCGACATATCCATAACCACCAAGCACTTGAATCGCTCGATCTGCAATTCGCTTTCCCACTGGCGCTGCAAAGAGCTTTACTCCATCCGAATCAAGTCGTGCACCCGAAGCATTGAGATCCAGTGTTCGGGCTACCTGGTAAACATACGAACGCGCTGCCTGAAATTCTGCAAAACTATCGCCGATATACTGCTGGATTTGACCGAATTGACTGATTTCTTTGCCAAATGCTTTTCGTTCAGACGCATAGCGAACCATAACCTGCAATGCTCTTCGAGCAATGCCGAGACTCATTGCCGCCAGCCCTAATCGTTCTATTTCAAGATTCCGCATCATGTGCAACAACGCTTCTCCTTCATTCCCAACGAGGGCATCTGAAGCGAGCTGGCAATCATCAAAGCAGAGTTCTGCGGTATTTGAAGCTCGCATTCCTAGCTTCTCAGTAATACGCTGCCCAACCGAAAAGCCTTTCAGGCCACCTTCAACAATGAAGCTTGATAGAGCGATTCTACCTTGCTGATCTTCACCCGTTTTCGCGTACACAAAGAGAACATCACAAGGAGTCTTCTGCTGATCGATAACACCATTTGTGATCCACATTTTCCGTCCATTCAGAACGTAACCATCCTCAGAACGCTGCGCTAACGTTCGCATACCAAGAACGTCGGTGCCTGCTTCTGGCTCCGACATGGCCATCGCACCAATCCATTCACCAGAACACAATTTCGGAAGATACTTCTTTTTTTGCTCAGCACTTCCATTGATTCCAATATTATTCACGCAGAGCAACGAGTGCGCGAGAAAGGCGAGACACAATCCAGGGTCTGAAGCGGATAATTCCTCATGTGCCATAACAATGGAGAGTGGGCTCAAGCCCGAACCACCAAACTCTTCATCTACAGACGCTCCAAGCAGCCCGATATCTCCGAGCTTACGAAAGAGTTCAATATTGAAGCTCTCTTTCATATCCGCATTTTGCGCCTGAGGCTCTACTTCTCGCTTCACAAACTCACGAACGGTTTCCTGAAGCATGCGCTCTTCTTCTGAAAACATCATAACTCTCGACTCCAGTTCATTCGGACCAAATGCTAGCATGAAGCATGATAACCGTCGAGAAACTAGGAAATCCTAGTAGACATTTTGCCATAGACCGCGCCCAGAACTTAAGTGTCCAAGATTATCTTCCGACTCTACCTCTCAGGAGCAGTCACAATGAGGGTACTGATAGTAGAAGATGACCCTACTACGGGGCATCTGATGAAATATGTCGTAGGTCGACATGCGGAGTACGACCATGCCGTTGATGGTGAAGAAGCGTTCGATAAGTTCTGCGATGCATTTGAAGCCAACGAGCCATTCGATCTCGTCTTTCTTGACCTCATGCTTCCCGTTGCTGATGGGCAAGAGGTTCTTCAAGCGATTCGTGCATACGAGGAACAAAATGGCATCATTCAGACTGAGGGAGTTCCGGTGGTTATCACCTCTGCCCTAGAAGACAATTCAGAGGTGTACCAAGCCATGGCTGCTGGGGCGATTGACTATCTGATGAAGCCCGTAAAAACCGAGAAATTGATTGAACTCCTGCAACGAGTTGAGCGGAGTGTAGTCTCAAAGCCCCCAGGTGAAACTCTAGCAAGTCCTTCCACAAATGAATTCACGATGAGCGGAGAAAAACCCAAAACAAAAACACCCGGTGCCCCAACAGAGGGCTATGAAGAGTTTTGAATATCCCCTGAACCCTAGTTAAAAAGGGCTAGAACTTAGACCTCGCCTGACTGAAAAACTCAGAGTAGACAACGCCCTCTGTCTGAAGGGGAGTCCGATACCGTGGGATGGTCGATTCAGAACGCCCGCACGCATTTAAAGCACAACACGATGCTTAACAATACCACTGGCAATGTTCGTTCTGATACAGTCCGAAGACCGAAATGGTGCAGGGGGGACTTTCGGTTCCCCCCCACCAAAGTACCTACCCACTCAAGGGCAGGGCAAGCTTACTAAGCAGCTTCCTGTGCTGAGTAAGGAGCTTGGAAATCGCGATCCATTACTGTCTTTCGACCATCCTTACGAGCATTTTCGATAGCCTCGTTGCAAAGCGTCTGAACAATCTCTGTTAAACGAGCTGGAACGTTTCCAGACGTATTCATACCAGCTGCATCCTTGATGTAGTTCTTTAGCTTCGAAACTACTACTAGTACTTCCTTATCACTCATGGGTTTGCCTCCGTGATTCTCAATTTAGGTGGTAGAGAATTACCTGACACTGAAAGAGAAAGAAATAGGCTTGGCCTAAATAGCTGAAATCACGGGCATGATAATTATCTTTTTCGGCTCTTCTGCGATAAAATGGCACCTCATCCGCCTCCGAACCCCAAGAACCAACAAAGAAGGAGGTGGTATTCGAAAGTCCTGCCAATCGTGCTACACGTTGGAGGATCATGAAAAAGGACCTCATCGCAATCTATTCAGCTGAAGGCGTATCTGCTGGGCACTCCCCAGATGGTAATTTACTGCATCATCTTCAAAGCGGAAAACCACAACTCAGTGAGCTTATTGAAGAGCAAGGAGTGGTCTACAAAGCTGCACAGGTAAATGAATCACTCAATAGTGAGATGCAAGAATGGGCAAGTCATTCGAAACTCCGCTTACGGGCGGACCGGGTTGCACAACTCGGAGCATTCGCTACCCATAAAACCATAAGAAACTTCCATGATTCACTTCAGCATATTCCTAACATCTCTCTGTTGGTGGGCAGCTCACGTGGCCCGACCTCCAGCTTGGAATCAGCAATGAAGAACTTCCTCTCCAACGGAAGAGTATCTGCGCTTACTTCTCCAACAACGACACTTGGAGCGCTGGTCTCATGCATTAGTGGAGAGAATATCGTACCGATGAAATCTTTCGGACTCTCTGCAACGTGTACTTCTGGTCTAGCTGCCATCATTCAGGGAGCTGCTCTTTTGAACTCTGGTCAAGTGGATGTTTGTATCGCAGTGGGAACAGAAGCCCCTTTGACCCCCTTTACTCACGCTGCTTTACGGGCTGCTAATGTGCTTACTTCCAATTGGAATCAACCCTTTCCATGCATGCCGCTGAGCACAAATTACCCAGAAAACAGTGGCATGATGCTCGGAGAAGGCGCTGCTTCATTCCTCTTAGCAAAAAACGATCAGCCACATTTTAGTACTCAACCTCTGGCGATTATCAGTGGATTTGCAACTGCTATTGAAACTACGCCCTCCCCCACTGGTATCACTCTCGAGGGTCAAGGACTGCAGCAGTCGATGAAAGAAGCGATGAATATGAGCGGGGGAATTATTCCAGACGTTATTCTGTGTCACGCACCTGGGACTATCACGGGCGATACTGCGGAAGTAAACGCTATTGAGAAAACGTTTCATCAAGAGACTCTACCTGCAATTTATTCCCCCAAATGGCTGCTTGGTCATACGCTCGGAGCCTCGGGTTCACTCTCGCTACTCCTTGGACTTGAACTCCTAAGAAGCGAAGAGCTCCCTATTTTGCCCTATGATTCACCACATAATAAGAGAATTATGGCTAAGTCTGGGAGGATCAGGAATATAATGATAAATTCAAGCGGATTCGGAGGGTTCAATACCTCTATCATGATCTCGAAGTATTGACGTTACGAGGCAGGTAGTGATGGGGTAATAGACATCGCGTATTCTCAGGAGAGCATTTATGAGCATTCAATCAGGAACAGGAGAACGAGATAACAATTGCATGAGTGCGAATGGCGAACAGAGCAAAGAGCTTATTCGGCATGATTGGACTCGCGATGAAATTCAAGCACTATATGATACTCCATTTCTAGAACTCGTATACCAAGCTGCTTCCATTCACAGACAGTTTCATAATCCTGGCGAGGTTCAGGTCTGCTCCCTACTCTCTATTAAGACCGGGGGCTGCCCTGAAGATTGTGGATACTGCTCTCAGTCGGTGCACCATGAGACTGCTGTTGAGGTTCAGCCACTCCTTGAAGTAGATGAAGTCATCGAGGCAGCTACTCGAGCAAAAAAAGCTGGAGCAACTCGATTTTGCATGGGTGCTGCTTGGCGAGAAGTGCGGGATAACAGAGCTTTTGATCGGGTGCTTGAAATGGTTCGCGTTGTCCACGATATGGATCTTGAAGTTTGTTGTACACTTGGAATGCTCACCGAAGAGCAAGCTGTTAAACTCAAAGCTGCTGGTCTCCATGCATATAACCACAACATTGATACCTCGCCTGAGAATTATGGTTCTGTTTGTTCTACAAGAACGATTGAAGACCGCCTCAATACGCTGGAAGCTGCGCGAAGCGCAGGATTGACCGTATGTTGTGGTGGCATCCTAGGTCTTGGAGAGAGTAATCAGGATCGAGTGGGAATGCTTCATACCCTCGCGACTCTCCCGACCCACCCTGAATCAGTACCGGTCAATACTCTCGTAAAGATAGAAGGCACGCCGTTTGCGGGGAACCCTGATGTTAGCGTCTGGGACTTCATCAGAACTATCGCTGTAGCGCGAATTACTATGCCGCAGGCGATGGTGAGGCTAGCAGCAGGAAGACTTTCGCTCTCTGCTGAAGCGCAATCCCTAGCGTTTCTTGCTGGAGCGAATTCTATATTTGCTGGTGAAAAACTCCTCACCACTCCGAATCCTGACTTTGATGAAGATATGAATTTTTTGAATCATCTGGGTCTCACTGCAAAAGAGCCGGACTGCACCCCAAGTCATGATTGCTAAGCTCCTCTCGAAAGAACTGGAAAACCGAGAGTCAAGAAACGAACTTCGGAAGTTGAGAATACTTCCTTCGCACCATGTGGACTTTTGCTCAAATGACTACCTTGGGCTCATACGCTCAGGTGATCTTGAACGCTCCATTCAAGAGGCAATTACCACTGCCTGTCCAACAAGTAGTCGGTTGGCTGGCGCCGGCAGTTCGAGGCTTATCGCTGGAAACAATCAGCACGTCCAAGCATTTGAAGAATGGCTCTCTACTTTCTACGGAGGCGAAGCCGCGCTTATTTTCACCTCTGGCTACAACGCAAACCTCGGATTGATTTCCGCTCTGGGTACTCTTAACGATTTAGTCTTTCTGTATGACGAACAGATTCATGCATCCATGAGAGATGGATTTCGGCTCAGTCGCGCAAAATCACATCACTTTCAACATAATGACTTGGATCACCTAGAAAATCTCCTACAACGTCAAAAAAAAGAGGTAATTGTTTTCGCTGAAGCTGTATATTCGATGGAAGGAGATAGAGCACCTTTAGTTGACATGGTTGAACTTATCGAACGGTATGGAGCAAAGCTTATTGTCGATGAGGCTCACGCTGTTGGGCTTTACGGAGCTTCAGGAGAAGGACTTGTTCAGTCCCTAGGACTTAGTGACCGAGTATTTGCTCGAGTCTGTGGTTGGGGAAAAGCGCATGGCTCTCAAGGAGCCGTCATTATTGCGGAACAACAAACAAAGGAATTTCTTATTAACTTCTCTAGACCGTTTATTTATTCAACTGGCATATCTCATCTTATGCTTATCGCAGCTGAGTGCTCTTACAGGATTGTTCAAAGGGCGCGCACCGAGAGAGCCAAGATGAAACGCCTGATTGACGAATGGAACACACATCCGTCGAACGACCTCATTACTATTTCAAACAATGCTACTCCCATTCAGATACTACAACCGACCCAACCAAGAGCTGAAGCGACAGCTCTCATCCACAAGCTCAGCTCTATCCTACTCGCTCACAAAATGAATGTAGTTCCCATCTACTCACCAACTGTCTCAAGAGGGAGTGAACGTATTCGAATATCACTTCACGCCTTTAATTCTCCCGCGGAAGTGCGTACTCTATTACAACTGGTGGACAACATTGCAATGAGTACAGATATAATAGCAGAAGGAAGCGCATGAAAATTGCAGATCAAAAGCGGATCTATATCGTCGGAAACAATACCGGGGTTGGAAAGACTATTGTAAGCGCGATTCTTACCGAAGCCTTTCAAGCTGATTATTGGAAGCCAATACAGGCCGGAGACCTTGAGCACTCGGATTCGAATATTGTCTCTCGACTGGTGAGCAACGATAAATCAAAAATCCATCCCGAGGCATACCTCCTCCAAGAGCCAATTTCTCCACACGCGGCGGCCGAACGAGAAGGAATAGAAATTAAGATTGAATCTATTGTAGCGCCTGAGACCTCCAGACAGCTGATTATCGAAAGTGCTGGTGGTATTCTCAGTCCCATTAATAGAAAGAAGACGATGCGAGACCTTGCGGTTCACCTCAAGTCACCAGCTCTGATTGTATCACGCCACTATCTGGGTTCTATCAATCACACACTCCTTACGATCGAAGCGCTGAAAGACAGGCAAATTCCGATTCTCGGGGTGATATTCGTCGGAGATCCTGAGCCAGAAAGTGAGACGGTCATCGTTGGGATGGGAAGAGCAAAAATGTTGGGGCGGGTAAGCTGGGAAGATGGATTTTCGCCGAGTCTTGTTTCTCAGTATGCACGGCTTCTGAAAGAGGTTCTCTAACGTGAAGCGAGAGCCCATTGAAATGCACCTCCGCAGGTCTCTGATTCAACGAGATGAAGATGTTCTCTGGCATCCCTTTTCCCACCATTCTTTAGAGCCTGCTCGGATGGCGATCAAACGTGGTGAGGGTACATGGCTTGTCACAGAGGATGGAAGACATCTGCTTGATGCCGTTAGCTCCTGGTGGGTGAACCTACATGGTCACAGTAATCGGTATATTGCGGAAGCCATTGCTGAGCAGGCTAACAAGCTAGAGCACTGTATTTTTGCCGGTTTTACGCATGAGCCAGCCATTGAGCTCTCTGAGTTAGTGCTTGAAGCTCTTCCACCAAACCAAAAGAAGATCTTTTTCTCGGATAACGGCTCAACTGCTGTTGAAGTTGCTCTAAAAATGGCTATTCAAGCTGATCTCATACGGACTAAGGGTGAATCAAAGCGAAAAACAATAATTGCTCTTGAAGGCGGCTACCATGGGGATACCTTTGGTGCGATGTCAGTAAGCGGACGCGGAGCCTTTACCGCTCCGTTTTTTGATTATCTCTTCGACGTTAAACATCTCCCCATACCAACCGTTGAGAACTGCTCGCAGCTCTGTCATGCACTGGAAGCATACTGCAAAGATGGCTCAGTCTTAGCATTTATTTATGAGCCTCTCGTCCAAGGAGCAGGCGGAATGAATATCTATCGAGCTGAAGAACTCAATACTTTGCTTTCCATTGCAAAGCGCTATGGAGTCATATGCGTTGCTGATGAAGTCATGACTGGCTTCGGGCGAACTGAGGCTCTATTTGCTAGCTCATTGCTTGAAATTCAGCCTGACATTATGTGCCTCTCAAAGGGGATTACAGGAGGCTTCCTACCCCTTGGAGCTACAAGTTGTACCCAGGAGATTTATGAATCATTTGAACATCCAGACCGTCAAACATTCTTTTTTCATGGACATTCATATGCGGGAAATCCATTGGCATGCGCTGCTGGGATAGCGAGCATAAAACTTCTACAATCCTCTCACTGCACCCAACAGAGAGCGAGTATTATGAAGAGTCATCAGCAAGCGATTGAGTCTTTCAGGAATGCTCCAGGGATTGGGGGAGTCCGTTCGCAAGGAACCATCTTTGCGCTCGATATCGAAACGGCTCAGGCGACAAACTATCAAAATCCTCTACGAGACCGCCTCTACTCGTTTTTTCTCGAAAGGGGACTCCTTATCCGTCCTCTCGGCAATGTACTCTACTTAATGCCACCTTATTGCATCACTCCGAACGAACTCACTCTATGTTATGATGCTCTCCTCGATGCTGGAAGGCACTTCTCTTCCGATAACTCTACTTACTGATACACGTAAGACTTTCGTTCAGAGTAAAATTCAAAAGAGCCTTGATAGGACTCTTGATTGATAGCTAATACTCCACCGGAAATGGATCTAAACTTCGCCACAGATACCATGTCGCTACCGTTCGCCAAGGACGCCACCGTTCGCCATATTCAAGGGCATCGGAGGGCATAATGCGTGATTGATCTGGCAGATAGTGTCGCTCTATTGCACGTAATAATCCGATATCTTGCACCGGGAATATATCAGGCCTTTGAAGTTGAAAAATAAGAAACATCTCTGCTGTCCACTGCCCAATTCCCTTTACAGCAGTGAGATTCTGAATAAGTTCCTGATCATCAAGCGAACGAAACGTTTGAGGTCGTAGCAGTCCACTATCAAAGTGCTCTGCTAAATCCTTTATGTAGCCGATCTTCTGTCGAGAAAGTCCACTATCTCGTAATGTTTGCTGGTCAATAGAAAGTACTGTTGACGGAGTGATACTCCTTGCCAGAGCAGATTCAAACCGTTTCCACACAGCAGCTGCTGCTTTCACCGAGATTTGCTGCCCGATGATTGCTCGAAGAAGGGTTTGAAAAGCAGTTCCCTTCGAGCGTAGGGTTACATCAGGGTACGCAGTAATCAGGTCTGCGAGTATCGGATCTTCACGCCGTAATTCTCTACACGCCCTCTCCCAGTAAGAAGGCACGCTCTTCTTTCTTGCTGCTCGTTGATACCCCATGCTCTTTTAATCATAGGGGTGGGAACACCTATGGGGCAACAGATTCGGAGAGAAATAATCGCTTATAAAATTAATGTACACTTGGGGAAGCGAACTCTCGATGCTTTCTCACTGAATCGATCGCCGCTTCCTGAAAAGAAAAATTTTAGTCTATGGCAAACCGCTTCTGATCTGACCTAATCCGCTCTAGTTTCTCACTGTTATGGTGAATTCTTCAGATCTACCAGCATCTCTACCAGCGAGGTTGTCACCTTCTATGCCTAATGGTCCAGAATACGAGTGGGGACCAGATGGTCCAGGCGAATCGCCAGCTTCTCCAACAACTCTATCTTTTTCTTTATTTCCAAACTGGTTTGGTTCGCTCCCAGCTTGTAATGTCATTGAACCATCTCGATGATAAATAACTGTAGTAGAGACGGAATCCGCTGAGAGTGCGCCAGAAAGATCCTCTGATACAGCTTCTTCTGGTACAGTGTTCTTTATAACC
This window harbors:
- a CDS encoding tripartite tricarboxylate transporter substrate binding protein: MITLDFDFMRENTERKSHYFKTHRKASTFIFVAMLFFVLPHLGQAEQYPTKPIRFVVYTNPGGLIDVTIRKLAQIIEESLESEGISTPVIVENKSGAGGLVAIQYVLRQPADGHTIFALTSSVISKAVQSKRTQQLHKLAMLVRLVDDYECLIVKRQGRYLKLDDLKNVMREPESRVLWVGPAIGGTDHLFAVRFWNAIGSRGTWIPYKSGGEAIGALLGGHADVYVGNPQDVMGRNDLQILAVASPKRLPQFPAAVTFEESGVGELTGSSLWRGLAIHHDTPNSIREQILGLIKKSTESVVWRNFIEQSGAEVIFESGKPFDDLVALQIERDAKLLNTLPRG
- a CDS encoding isovaleryl-CoA dehydrogenase, producing the protein MMFSEEERMLQETVREFVKREVEPQAQNADMKESFNIELFRKLGDIGLLGASVDEEFGGSGLSPLSIVMAHEELSASDPGLCLAFLAHSLLCVNNIGINGSAEQKKKYLPKLCSGEWIGAMAMSEPEAGTDVLGMRTLAQRSEDGYVLNGRKMWITNGVIDQQKTPCDVLFVYAKTGEDQQGRIALSSFIVEGGLKGFSVGQRITEKLGMRASNTAELCFDDCQLASDALVGNEGEALLHMMRNLEIERLGLAAMSLGIARRALQVMVRYASERKAFGKEISQFGQIQQYIGDSFAEFQAARSYVYQVARTLDLNASGARLDSDGVKLFAAPVGKRIADRAIQVLGGYGYVGEYVVERLWRDAKLLEIGGGTLEAHQKNITKDLCRDSTPIDNARF
- a CDS encoding response regulator translates to MRVLIVEDDPTTGHLMKYVVGRHAEYDHAVDGEEAFDKFCDAFEANEPFDLVFLDLMLPVADGQEVLQAIRAYEEQNGIIQTEGVPVVITSALEDNSEVYQAMAAGAIDYLMKPVKTEKLIELLQRVERSVVSKPPGETLASPSTNEFTMSGEKPKTKTPGAPTEGYEEF
- the bioB gene encoding biotin synthase BioB, translating into MSANGEQSKELIRHDWTRDEIQALYDTPFLELVYQAASIHRQFHNPGEVQVCSLLSIKTGGCPEDCGYCSQSVHHETAVEVQPLLEVDEVIEAATRAKKAGATRFCMGAAWREVRDNRAFDRVLEMVRVVHDMDLEVCCTLGMLTEEQAVKLKAAGLHAYNHNIDTSPENYGSVCSTRTIEDRLNTLEAARSAGLTVCCGGILGLGESNQDRVGMLHTLATLPTHPESVPVNTLVKIEGTPFAGNPDVSVWDFIRTIAVARITMPQAMVRLAAGRLSLSAEAQSLAFLAGANSIFAGEKLLTTPNPDFDEDMNFLNHLGLTAKEPDCTPSHDC
- a CDS encoding pyridoxal phosphate-dependent aminotransferase family protein, whose product is MIAKLLSKELENRESRNELRKLRILPSHHVDFCSNDYLGLIRSGDLERSIQEAITTACPTSSRLAGAGSSRLIAGNNQHVQAFEEWLSTFYGGEAALIFTSGYNANLGLISALGTLNDLVFLYDEQIHASMRDGFRLSRAKSHHFQHNDLDHLENLLQRQKKEVIVFAEAVYSMEGDRAPLVDMVELIERYGAKLIVDEAHAVGLYGASGEGLVQSLGLSDRVFARVCGWGKAHGSQGAVIIAEQQTKEFLINFSRPFIYSTGISHLMLIAAECSYRIVQRARTERAKMKRLIDEWNTHPSNDLITISNNATPIQILQPTQPRAEATALIHKLSSILLAHKMNVVPIYSPTVSRGSERIRISLHAFNSPAEVRTLLQLVDNIAMSTDIIAEGSA
- the bioD gene encoding dethiobiotin synthase, yielding MKIADQKRIYIVGNNTGVGKTIVSAILTEAFQADYWKPIQAGDLEHSDSNIVSRLVSNDKSKIHPEAYLLQEPISPHAAAEREGIEIKIESIVAPETSRQLIIESAGGILSPINRKKTMRDLAVHLKSPALIVSRHYLGSINHTLLTIEALKDRQIPILGVIFVGDPEPESETVIVGMGRAKMLGRVSWEDGFSPSLVSQYARLLKEVL
- the bioA gene encoding adenosylmethionine--8-amino-7-oxononanoate transaminase, producing the protein MHLRRSLIQRDEDVLWHPFSHHSLEPARMAIKRGEGTWLVTEDGRHLLDAVSSWWVNLHGHSNRYIAEAIAEQANKLEHCIFAGFTHEPAIELSELVLEALPPNQKKIFFSDNGSTAVEVALKMAIQADLIRTKGESKRKTIIALEGGYHGDTFGAMSVSGRGAFTAPFFDYLFDVKHLPIPTVENCSQLCHALEAYCKDGSVLAFIYEPLVQGAGGMNIYRAEELNTLLSIAKRYGVICVADEVMTGFGRTEALFASSLLEIQPDIMCLSKGITGGFLPLGATSCTQEIYESFEHPDRQTFFFHGHSYAGNPLACAAGIASIKLLQSSHCTQQRASIMKSHQQAIESFRNAPGIGGVRSQGTIFALDIETAQATNYQNPLRDRLYSFFLERGLLIRPLGNVLYLMPPYCITPNELTLCYDALLDAGRHFSSDNSTY
- a CDS encoding DNA-3-methyladenine glycosylase 2 family protein — its product is MGYQRAARKKSVPSYWERACRELRREDPILADLITAYPDVTLRSKGTAFQTLLRAIIGQQISVKAAAAVWKRFESALARSITPSTVLSIDQQTLRDSGLSRQKIGYIKDLAEHFDSGLLRPQTFRSLDDQELIQNLTAVKGIGQWTAEMFLIFQLQRPDIFPVQDIGLLRAIERHYLPDQSRIMPSDALEYGERWRPWRTVATWYLWRSLDPFPVEY